A section of the Pseudomonas flavescens genome encodes:
- a CDS encoding tyrosine-type recombinase/integrase yields the protein MNEELIIKTKQIEYQSIEHGGRVSHCILIAEVGNKKILLTHPNLYLYRKTTSSMSTSTRYATVISMFYRFLATRQKFKGKDISAYHALADNIDIRQWQIYRQMQRLSKGSLRPNSETIFEDAKILLTFFHWINKKGYLTNVSVELRTWRANFKNRRMLNYIKQVSREKIDPENIRILDRKSRQGKSDFLITDKEISQLLESYSDPVYQALFNLSLGTAMRPMDIVNFPYLGNGDNKHVMPYSEMNKKSASIKYEVYNSKGNKDRTITINMDDLKALEANYIIPYYTIRKQLYKKKYGHPCPPSILFLNKKGDPITATQIASRTNDAKEKAMRNHPDFRNHICFYQARHWWPTQHLINTFGDRLLTEDMQTLYLATAQAIKDQMGHDDFETTYKYYIDMARIIMMVHKGRTLDLLNNPTQSVSGFIQSIKLPALDDLPSSTQAA from the coding sequence ATGAACGAAGAACTTATAATTAAAACAAAGCAGATAGAATATCAGAGCATTGAGCACGGTGGACGCGTGAGTCACTGCATTCTCATTGCTGAAGTCGGCAATAAAAAAATTCTACTGACTCACCCTAACCTCTACTTGTACAGAAAAACGACATCGTCCATGTCAACGTCCACGCGCTACGCTACCGTTATTTCAATGTTTTACCGATTCTTGGCTACACGTCAAAAATTTAAAGGCAAAGACATTAGCGCCTACCACGCTCTTGCAGACAACATTGATATTCGGCAATGGCAAATATATCGCCAGATGCAGAGGCTAAGTAAAGGATCTTTACGACCGAATTCCGAAACCATATTTGAAGACGCCAAAATTTTATTGACATTTTTCCACTGGATTAACAAAAAAGGCTATCTGACAAATGTAAGTGTCGAATTACGGACATGGCGAGCAAACTTCAAAAATCGCCGAATGTTAAATTATATCAAGCAAGTCTCGCGAGAAAAGATTGATCCAGAAAATATTAGGATTCTTGACCGCAAGAGTCGTCAGGGCAAATCCGACTTTTTGATCACAGACAAGGAAATCAGCCAACTCCTTGAAAGCTACTCTGACCCGGTCTACCAGGCACTCTTCAATCTGTCACTGGGTACCGCGATGCGGCCAATGGATATTGTTAACTTTCCTTATCTAGGAAATGGTGATAACAAACACGTTATGCCCTATTCTGAAATGAATAAAAAAAGCGCATCGATCAAATATGAAGTTTATAACAGCAAAGGAAACAAAGATCGAACAATCACCATCAACATGGATGATCTAAAGGCGCTAGAGGCCAACTACATAATCCCGTACTACACTATTCGCAAGCAGCTTTACAAGAAAAAATATGGCCACCCTTGCCCACCCTCAATACTATTTCTGAATAAAAAGGGCGATCCAATAACGGCAACGCAGATTGCTTCGCGCACTAACGATGCGAAAGAAAAGGCCATGCGCAATCATCCTGACTTTCGAAATCACATATGCTTTTACCAAGCAAGACACTGGTGGCCTACACAGCATCTGATCAACACGTTTGGGGATCGCCTGTTAACAGAGGACATGCAGACCCTCTACTTAGCAACAGCCCAGGCGATCAAGGATCAAATGGGGCACGATGATTTTGAAACGACCTACAAATACTACATCGATATGGCCAGAATCATCATGATGGTGCATAAAGGTAGGACTCTAGATCTGCTGAATAATCCCACCCAGTCGGTAAGCGGATTCATTCAAAGCATCAAGCTACCAGCCCTGGACGACCTCCCTTCTTCGACTCAGGCTGCCTGA
- a CDS encoding tyrosine-type recombinase/integrase → MSNYKFQAEEVVEQSGSSVHENAAKPKLSIFEMLALPKSERANYKPRLASLPEKEGLVQSESSVQPTKTTNQTRNEGSATSASALPDDVKDGSDEDAESVDGDDESEAASMLREIEEDYSELEFEELESLQEEFQRRPDAPSSSLASKLSVLDDFPICPESNYRDKMWKLPHGKNSFANNIRFNRELSGSNDLKRVLVYHVIPDYSPFSFIRSYTTAKAFGNEYAVLEKYIFIDNHISAQPEHIALISIPMVMQALEKAKASESKLHFFLLFKFLRLWCNLSEHKLIPEQYYLSIPIDQIDTVERRHEVLKSKFTGTMNAWTSYSEEDLEHIMNYATAWLDGAIPKLSDLKNYIMDNGFHEYTDKNIKRRERLIELDKLMTITIDGKEIMRPHVLRYTLKGDETYTHSWVGGYGRALNGIRNSIFMLVALVTGGRKSELATIHFDHITTDHKGDYWITITRYKTSASPTHGEEDTLPLPRYVGDMISKFKELRSLPPFYKQGWLFQPNNSSKVVNKATPGLVTNIIVQLKEELPIARLHAHRFRKTIAEILINRDERNIDIIRALFGHKSYAMTLRYIARNPLMVRSVAIAIEQSYAREFHDIVAGIRFAGYSGEGAKRIYQQILKRPDEFTGKQLKVTLVAYVSHLLAAGEPLFIRRTAVGTYCLTGEHFTHENLPPCLQGREIEGDLIMPDPGNCQPDCRKIVVLQSAKYALEDTAQFYSQVLNNSAGKLSAVAERELNRRVKAAHAHLANLNETGHSAAQLIEVTHA, encoded by the coding sequence ATGTCTAACTATAAATTCCAAGCTGAAGAAGTCGTTGAGCAGAGTGGCAGTTCAGTGCACGAAAACGCAGCAAAACCAAAACTGTCAATTTTCGAGATGCTCGCACTGCCTAAATCTGAACGCGCGAACTATAAACCCCGTCTTGCTTCGCTACCGGAAAAAGAAGGTCTGGTTCAGAGTGAGAGCAGTGTTCAGCCCACTAAAACCACGAACCAGACGCGCAACGAAGGTAGTGCCACCTCGGCATCAGCTTTGCCGGATGACGTCAAAGACGGTTCAGATGAAGACGCCGAGTCTGTAGATGGGGATGATGAAAGCGAAGCAGCCTCGATGCTCAGAGAAATTGAAGAGGACTATAGCGAATTAGAATTCGAAGAATTGGAGAGCTTGCAGGAGGAGTTCCAAAGACGGCCTGACGCACCCTCCTCATCCCTTGCAAGCAAATTAAGCGTGCTTGATGACTTCCCGATCTGCCCTGAATCGAATTACAGGGACAAGATGTGGAAGTTGCCTCACGGAAAGAATTCGTTTGCAAATAACATCCGTTTTAATAGAGAGCTGTCAGGCTCTAACGATCTCAAGCGCGTACTCGTCTACCATGTAATCCCTGATTACTCGCCGTTCAGCTTCATTCGGTCATATACAACAGCCAAGGCCTTTGGTAACGAATACGCAGTACTTGAAAAATATATTTTCATAGACAATCACATCTCAGCTCAGCCTGAACATATCGCCCTGATTTCCATTCCGATGGTGATGCAAGCGCTCGAAAAGGCTAAAGCCAGTGAAAGTAAACTTCACTTCTTCCTTCTATTCAAATTTTTAAGATTGTGGTGCAATCTCTCTGAGCACAAGCTTATCCCAGAGCAGTACTACCTGAGCATCCCGATTGACCAGATTGATACCGTTGAGCGCCGGCATGAGGTTCTAAAAAGTAAATTTACTGGCACCATGAATGCATGGACATCATATTCAGAGGAAGATCTAGAGCACATCATGAACTACGCAACGGCGTGGCTTGATGGCGCTATCCCTAAGTTGTCCGATCTGAAAAACTACATAATGGATAATGGTTTCCATGAGTACACAGATAAAAACATTAAACGTCGCGAGCGGCTGATAGAGCTCGATAAGCTCATGACCATTACTATTGATGGGAAGGAGATAATGAGGCCGCATGTGCTTCGATACACTCTAAAAGGTGATGAGACTTACACGCACAGCTGGGTCGGCGGCTACGGTCGAGCACTAAACGGCATTCGCAACTCGATTTTCATGCTAGTCGCATTAGTTACAGGGGGTCGTAAATCCGAGCTCGCTACTATTCATTTCGACCATATCACGACGGATCACAAGGGCGACTATTGGATTACGATAACTCGCTATAAGACATCTGCGAGCCCTACCCACGGCGAAGAGGACACGCTTCCGCTCCCGCGTTACGTCGGAGACATGATATCTAAATTCAAAGAATTGCGTAGTCTTCCGCCGTTTTACAAACAAGGATGGTTGTTTCAACCTAACAACTCAAGCAAGGTAGTTAATAAGGCAACTCCTGGCCTAGTCACCAACATCATCGTACAGCTCAAGGAAGAACTGCCGATTGCTCGCCTGCACGCGCATCGATTCCGCAAGACAATTGCTGAAATTTTGATTAATCGTGATGAGCGTAATATCGATATTATTAGAGCGCTCTTTGGCCACAAGAGCTACGCGATGACACTGCGATACATCGCTCGAAATCCGCTGATGGTACGTAGTGTGGCAATCGCGATCGAGCAGAGCTACGCACGAGAATTCCACGACATCGTAGCGGGAATACGCTTTGCAGGTTACTCGGGCGAAGGTGCCAAACGCATCTACCAGCAGATCCTCAAGCGGCCCGATGAATTCACAGGGAAGCAGCTGAAAGTCACCCTTGTGGCCTACGTGAGCCACTTGCTCGCCGCTGGTGAGCCGCTCTTTATCCGTCGTACTGCGGTTGGTACCTACTGTCTAACCGGCGAACACTTTACACACGAGAACCTACCGCCGTGCCTTCAAGGTCGGGAGATTGAGGGTGACCTGATCATGCCAGATCCGGGAAACTGCCAGCCTGACTGTAGGAAGATTGTGGTACTTCAAAGCGCGAAGTATGCGCTGGAGGACACTGCCCAGTTCTATTCGCAGGTTCTAAACAACTCGGCAGGCAAGCTCAGTGCGGTGGCAGAGCGCGAGCTCAATCGACGCGTCAAAGCAGCCCACGCCCACCTGGCCAACCTCAATGAGACCGGCCACTCAGCTGCACAGCTGATTGAGGTTACTCATGCGTAA
- a CDS encoding deoxynucleotide monophosphate kinase family protein: MRTIIGLAALARSGKDTAASMLLAHQGVAAFALADPLKVGCQALFGLTDDETWLDTQKEKTIELWGRSPREFFQTVGTEWMRNHNADHWLMRAAREINPPSSQVSETSTSSPSKPLAPGAPDAPFSLAAQAFFDFADEQMIGDAYDTLDAYWGLSPAQAVSLLKTLTLRMYPDFEERRVIRRLEPLKRREQVPMTAHTIVIKDIRFENEAAFLRAHNGQIWHIKRPDLQAVKAHSSELGIEQASADVLIVNDGSLEVLRTRIEHAWAQQQHKNQNINNNKN; the protein is encoded by the coding sequence ATGCGTACCATCATCGGCCTGGCCGCACTCGCTAGGTCAGGCAAAGACACCGCAGCATCCATGCTTTTGGCCCACCAAGGAGTGGCTGCTTTCGCACTGGCAGACCCTCTCAAAGTGGGGTGCCAAGCGTTGTTTGGTTTGACCGATGATGAGACTTGGCTGGACACCCAGAAAGAGAAAACCATAGAGCTCTGGGGTCGCTCGCCGCGTGAGTTTTTCCAAACCGTGGGTACTGAGTGGATGCGCAATCATAACGCAGACCACTGGCTGATGAGAGCCGCGAGAGAGATCAATCCACCCTCTTCTCAGGTATCGGAGACTTCGACCTCTAGCCCCTCAAAGCCACTCGCGCCAGGAGCACCAGATGCCCCATTTTCCCTAGCCGCCCAAGCGTTCTTCGACTTCGCGGATGAGCAGATGATTGGCGATGCGTACGACACCCTGGATGCGTACTGGGGGCTATCCCCTGCTCAAGCTGTGAGCCTGCTCAAAACGCTCACTCTGCGCATGTACCCAGACTTCGAAGAGCGACGCGTCATTCGCCGGCTGGAGCCCCTCAAACGCCGCGAGCAGGTGCCTATGACGGCGCACACGATCGTGATCAAGGACATCCGCTTCGAAAATGAAGCAGCATTCCTGCGTGCGCACAATGGCCAGATTTGGCATATCAAACGGCCAGACCTGCAGGCAGTAAAAGCCCACTCTTCCGAGCTTGGAATTGAACAGGCATCCGCAGACGTACTGATCGTGAACGACGGCTCTCTCGAAGTCTTACGCACTCGAATCGAGCATGCCTGGGCCCAGCAGCAGCACAAAAATCAGAATATCAATAACAATAAGAACTAA
- a CDS encoding DNA polymerase III subunit delta', with protein sequence MADVYPWQAELWQQLAGRAQHAHAYLLHGPAGIGKRALAERLMALLLCKSPVAQQACGQCKSCHLLAAGSHPDNYVLEPEEADKPIKVDQVRALVNFVVQTAQLGGRKVILIEPAEAMNLNAANALLKSLEEPSGDTVLLLISHQPSRLLPTIKSRCVQQACPLPSEAVSLQWLSEALPGTSEQEIRELLYLAAGSPLAAVRLQAQGVREQRALVAEGVKKLHKQQISASQLAESWNAVPLPLLFDWFCDWAHLILRYQLTQDEQGLGPTDMSKVVQYLAQKAPQGKVLNIQEWLLQQRQKVLGKANLNRVLLLEALLVQWASLPGPG encoded by the coding sequence GTGGCTGATGTCTATCCCTGGCAGGCGGAGCTCTGGCAGCAACTCGCCGGGCGCGCGCAACATGCCCACGCCTACCTGCTGCATGGCCCCGCTGGCATCGGCAAGCGGGCGCTGGCCGAGCGCCTGATGGCGCTGTTGCTGTGCAAGTCGCCGGTGGCGCAGCAGGCCTGCGGGCAGTGCAAGTCGTGCCATCTGCTGGCTGCCGGCAGCCACCCGGACAACTACGTGCTCGAGCCGGAAGAGGCCGACAAACCGATCAAGGTCGATCAGGTGCGTGCGTTGGTCAATTTCGTGGTGCAGACGGCGCAGCTCGGGGGGCGCAAGGTGATTCTCATCGAGCCTGCCGAGGCGATGAACCTGAACGCCGCCAACGCTCTGCTCAAGAGCCTGGAGGAGCCTTCGGGCGACACCGTGCTGCTGTTGATCAGTCACCAGCCGAGCCGTCTGCTGCCGACCATCAAGAGCCGTTGCGTACAGCAGGCCTGCCCGCTGCCCAGCGAGGCGGTGAGCTTGCAGTGGTTGAGCGAGGCGCTGCCGGGCACTTCCGAGCAGGAAATCCGCGAGCTGCTGTACCTGGCTGCAGGTTCCCCGCTGGCAGCGGTCAGGCTGCAGGCACAAGGCGTGCGTGAGCAGCGTGCGCTGGTCGCCGAGGGCGTGAAGAAGCTGCACAAGCAGCAGATTTCCGCCAGCCAGCTGGCCGAGAGCTGGAACGCCGTGCCCCTGCCGCTGCTGTTCGACTGGTTCTGTGACTGGGCTCATCTGATCCTGCGCTACCAGCTGACCCAGGACGAACAGGGGCTAGGCCCGACGGACATGAGCAAGGTCGTGCAGTACCTGGCGCAGAAAGCGCCCCAGGGCAAAGTGTTGAATATTCAGGAGTGGTTGCTGCAGCAGCGGCAGAAAGTACTGGGCAAGGCCAACCTCAACCGTGTTCTGCTTCTCGAAGCCTTGCTGGTGCAGTGGGCAAGCCTGCCTGGACCGGGCTAG